Proteins from a genomic interval of Scophthalmus maximus strain ysfricsl-2021 chromosome 22, ASM2237912v1, whole genome shotgun sequence:
- the zgc:91910 gene encoding zinc finger protein 706-like, whose amino-acid sequence MARGQQKIQSQQKNAKKAADKKKGQAADQKTAAKAALVHTCPVCRTQMPDPKTFKQHFESKHPKSPMPPELADVEA is encoded by the exons ATGGCTCGTGGGCAGCAGAAGATTCAGTCGCAGCAGAAGAACGCCAAGAAGGCGGCGGACAAGAAGAAGGGTCAAGCCGCTGACCAGAAGACCGCAGCCAAGGCTGCTCTGGTCCACACCTGCCCCGTCTGCCGG ACTCAGATGCCCGACCCTAAGACTTTCAAGCAGCACTTTGAGAGCAAACACCCCAAGTCCCCGATGCCTCCGGAGCTGGCAGACGTTGAGGCGTAA
- the bmp8a gene encoding bone morphogenetic protein 8A, which translates to MSSDVSYSFPCRCTKTKHSSHSGRLLLQQPWTGSTAGPRRPLLQRRTLLLLPLLLLLLLSLWSQQAEAVVHSSFRRLSGREKKEMQKEILSILGLPGRPRPHPPLRPPSSAPLFMLDLYHAMSADGEDDGNEILVNGPGMGRFGGAERLAQVNLAALPTISTHTPPLGTVVSEADTVMSFVNLVEQERDLLQPRPYWKEFRFDLTPLPQGETVTAAEFRIYKTLTMGQRANRTLHISVYEIQRENRLREPELVLLDMQSVPAGQEGWLAFDVTTASNHWLLHPRSNLGIRLYVETEEDRSLSAGWIGLVGRRGPRSKQPFMVTFFRESQVPCRPPRAVKPHPRRKKPKYDLPVPSIHNRSPANNGGQPCKKHELYVSFSDLGWKDWVLAPPGYSAYYCDGECFYPLGSCMNATNHALIQQVVHLLKPNEVPKACCAPTKLSPISVLFYDDNNNVILKKHRNMVVKTCGCL; encoded by the exons ATGTCCTCAGACGTCTCCTACAGTTTCCCCTGTCGCTGCACCAAGACGAAGCACTCGAGCCACAGcggccgcctcctcctccagcagccgtGGACCGGGTCCACCGCCGGCCCCCGCCGACCTCTCCTCCAGCGCCGGACCCTGCTCCTgctgcccctgctcctcctgctcctcctctccctgtggAGCCAGCAGGCCGAGGCCGTGGTCCACTCCAGCTTCCGGCGGCTCAGCGGCCGCGAGAAGAAGGAGATGCAGAAGGAGATCCTGTCCATCCTGGGGCTGCCGGGGCGACCCAGACCCCACCCGCCGCTGCGCCCGCCCTCCTCGGCGCCGCTCTTCATGCTGGACCTCTACCACGCCATGTCGGCGGACGGGGAGGACGACGGGAACGAGATCCTCGTGAACGGACCCGGCATGGGGAGGTTCGGGGGGGCGGAGCGCTTGGCCCAGGTCAACCTGGCGGCCCTGCCGACCATCAGCACTCACACTCCGCCGCTGGGCACGGTGGTCAGCGAGGCCGACACCGTGATGAGCTTCGTCAACCTGG TGGAGCAGGAGCGCGACCTCCTGCAGCCGCGTCCGTACTGGAAGGAGTTCCGCTTCGACCTGACGCCGCTGCCTCAGGGCGAGACGGTGACGGCGGCAGAGTTCCGTATCTACAAGACCCTGACGATGGGTCAGAGGGCGAACCGAACCCTGCACATCTCCGTCTACGAGATCCAGCGAGAGAACAGACTCAG AGAGCCggagctggtgctgctggacATGCAGTCGGTGCCCGCGGGGCAGGAGGGCTGGTTGGCCTTCGACGTCACCACAGCCTCCAACCACTGGCTGCTCCACCCGCGCAGCAACCTGGGCATCCGCCTCTATGTGGAGACTGAGGAGG accGCTCCCTGTCCGCAGGCTGGATTGGGTTGGTGGGTCGCAGGGGCCCTCGCTCCAAGCAGCCCTTCATGGTGACGTTCTTCAGGGAGAGCCAGGTCCCGTGTCGACCGCCCCGAGCCGTCAAGCCACACCCCCGCAGGAAGAAACCCAAATACGACCTGCCGGTCCCCAGCATCCACA ATCGGAGTCCTGCCAACAACGGAGGTCAGCCGTGTAAGAAACACGAGCTCTACGTCAGCTTCAGTGACCTCGGCTGGAAG GACTGGGTTCTGGCTCCGCCTGGATATTCAGCCTACTACTGTGACGGAGAGTGTTTCTATCCTCTGGGCTCCTGCATGAACGCCACCAACCACGCCCTCATCCAGCAGGTG GTTCACCTTCTGAAGCCCAACGAGGTTCCCAAGGCGTGTTGCGCTCCCACCAAGCTCAGCCCGATCTCCGTCCTCTTctacgacgacaacaacaacgtcaTCCTCAAGAAACATCGGAACATGGTGGTGAAGACGTGCGGATGTCTATGA